GCGTCGGCCCTGGCGGCGCCGGCGTGTACCCGTCCGCACCCGGCAGGGGATCGCCCACCGGGTTGGCGGCATCGGCCAGCGCCTGCCCGCTCAGCGAGCCCACCACCCGGTGCGTTCGCGCGTCCCGGACCTCGACACGGTCCAGCCGCACCCGTGCGCTGCTGGGCAGCGCGTTCGTGGTGAGCAGTTCGTACGAGAGGTGCGTCTTGCCGTCCGTCGCGCGGAACGGCGCCGGTTCGGTCATCACGGTCGCCGTCAACGGCGTGAACTGGGGGCCGGGCGCCGGCGTGGCCGCGCCGGTGCCGTATCCGGGTGCCGTTGCGGCCGTCAGCATGCCGACGGCGAGCACGGCGGCCGCGAGCCCGCGACGTAGCGGACTGCGGGCGGTGCGGTTACGAGGGTGGCGCTCTGCCATGGTGCTCTTCCCGTCGTCGGGTCCGGGACCGTGAAGATCACCGGCACGCCCCGCGCCGAGGCGCAGGCCCATGTCTAACCCGGCGACGCGCCGATCCGGGCCGAGGGCACCGGTGCCAGGTCCGGACTCCACCCGTCCAGCCCCATCGACCGGCGAGCCCGGGTCGCCCTCAGCGTGGGAGCGTCGGCCTCGGTATGCGCGGTCCCGCCTCCGGGCCGGTCCGCGCGCCCGCGCGGTCCTTCGGCCGACGACCGGGCGTCCGACGGCGCCTGGGGCCTCGTTGCCGCCCGGAGGGCCGTCAGGGGGTGACGATCGGGAAGGTCCGGTCGGGCTGCGAACGGTAGGCGAGGAGCCGGGCGATGAGGGCCGGGTCGCCCTCGGTTCCGATGCCCAGGGCGTCGACGCCCTTCCCTGCGAGCAGGCCGAGGAGCTGGGCCTTGCCCAGGGTGAGGGTGAGGCCGGCCGGGGTGCGGGGCGGGGCGGTCGCCTCGCGGTGGGTGAGGGCGCCGTTGTGGAGGGTGAGCCGGTGCCGGGTGCCCGCGCCCGTGGGACCGTCCGTGAGGACCAGGTCGATGACCAGCTCGTCGTCCCAGGCGCGCGGGCCGTCGATCGCGATGGCGATCGAGTCGAGCAGCATGGGGACGGTGAGGGCCATCACCATCTCGGGGTTGGCCAGGTCGATGACCTCGCCGGTGATGCCGCCGCGCAGCTCCTGGGCGCCGCGCAGGTAGAAATTGCGCCAGGTGGCGTTCTCGGCGCCGTACCCGAGCCGCTGGTACACCCCGGCGAGGGTGTCCTTCGCCTCCTGGTCGTCCGGGTCGGTGAAGACGAGGTGGTTCAGGAGGGTGGCGGCGAAGCGGAGGTCGCCGTCCTCGGCGTAGGCGCGGGCCTTGGCGAGGGCGTCGGCCGGTCCGCCGACCGCCTCCACGTAGCGGCGGGCCAGTTCGACGGGCGGGTGCTCCCACAGATGGGCCGGGTTGCCGTCGTACCAGCCGAGGTAGCGCTGGTAGATCGCCTTGGTGTTGTGGCTGAGCGAGCCGTAGTAGCCGCGCGCGTGCCAGGCCCGCCGCAAGGCGGGCGGCAGCTCGATCCGTTCGGCGATCTCGACGCCGGTGTACCCCTCGTTGAGGAGGCGGAGGGTCTGGTCGTGCATGTAGGCGTAGAGGTCGCGCTGCTCGGCGAGGAACGCCACCACGTTGTCGTGGCCCCAGGTGGGCCAGTGGTGGGAGGCGAAGCCGACGTCGTACTGCCCGTGGAAGTACTCGATGGCCTCGTCGAGGTAGTGGGCCCAGACGCGGCTGTCGCGGACGAGGGCGCCGCGCAGGGTCAGCACGTTGTGCATGTTGTGGGTGGCGTTCTCGGCGAGGCAGAGGGCGCGGTGGTCGGGAAAGAGGAAGTTCATCTCGGCGGGCGCCTCGGTGCCCGGGGTGAGCTGGAAGACGATCCGCACCCCGTCGACCGTCTCCTCCTGGCCGGTCTCCGTGATGTCCACGGTCGGCGGGATCAGGCTGATGGTGCCGGTGGAGGTGGCCTGGCCGAGCCCGACGCCGATCTGCCCGTCGGGGGCGGTGGGGAGACCGACGCCGTACATGTAAGTGGCACGGCGTCCCATCGCGTTGCCGGCGTACACGTTCTCGCTGACCGCGTGCTCCAGGAAGCCGGCCGGGGCCAGGATCGGGACGCCGTCCCCGGTGCCGTGCGGGAGCACACCACGGACGCCGCCGAAGTGGTCGCCGTGCGAGTGGGTGTAGATCACCCCGGTGACCGGGCGGTCGCCGCGGTGCGCCCTGTAGAGGGCGAGGGCGGCCGCCGCGGTCTCGACGGAGATCAGCGGGTCGATGACGATCACCCCGCGCGTACCCTCGACGAGCGTCATGTTGGAGAGGTCGAGGCCGCGCACCTGGTAGACGCCCTCCGTGACCTCGTAGAGGCCCTGGCGGGAAGCGAGCTGGCCCTGGCGCCACAGACCGGGGTGGGCTGTGTCCGGGCAGTCGGCCTCGAGGAAGGCGTAGGCGTCGTTGTCCCAGATCACCCGGCCGTCGTCGGCCTTCACGACACCCGGGACGAGGGCACCGAGGAAGCCCCGATCCGCGTTGGCGACGTCGGTCGTGTCCTCGAAGGAGGGCAGGGTCTCGGCCATGGCCTGATGCTCCGTTCCGCACGCTCGTTCCGCCTGTCGGTCCATCTGAACATCAGCCGCGAACTATCGCATATCGGACCCTCGGTGGGGTGGTCGAGAGGTCCAGCGGTGCGCCGTCCTGGCCGCCGCGGCCGGCCACACGGAACTGACGGAGGGGGTACGCCGCCTGGGAGCCGCGCAGGCCGATCGCGGGCGCTCCGACTGGGCCGCCTTCGTCGGGTCGGGCCTTCTCCCGGCGCACACGGCCCGCCCCGCGCCCGGTACGAGGGCAGGGCCCGGACCGCGTGTCGCCGTCCGGGCCCTGCTCTCGTTCACCACCGCCCTCGGCGGCGGCGTATCAGCTCTCGTCGTTGTCGTCGTCGGTCCGGTCGGCGCCCTCGGCCGTACCCGTCTTCTCGCGCATCTTGCGCACCAGCTCCGCCTTCCGGTCGGCCGCGTTCTGGCGGTCGCGGTTGCGGTGCGGGCCGTTGTTCTGGCGCTCGGCGCGGGACTGCCGCTTGCGCTGGCCGCCGCCCTGGCCCACGGGGTTGTTGATGTTCTTGCTGTCGGTCACGGGTTCTCCCGGTCGTGCTGCGAGGTGGTCTGCGGATTCATCGGTGGGCGGCGGGCTGCGACGTCGAAGAGGTCGGCGGAGGCCCGTCACACCCTCACTCGTGAATCGGCGTCTGGAAGAACATGACAAAGACGTTACCCGGTTCCACCGACCCCGCACACCAGGCCCTGCGCCGCTCAGGGACGGACCCAGTAGACGTCGAAGAAGCCCGGGAGCCGACGGCGCACCACGCACGGGGCCGCTCGCCCCCGGTCAGGGTGGACGCCGGTCGGAGTGGACGCCGGTCAGGGTGGACGCCTCCCCTGGCCAGGCCCGATCATGAGGGAATGTCGCTCCGCACGTACGAGGCCGATCTGTTCGAGGGTTTCCGCGGGCGTCTGGAGGCGATCGCCTATCGGATGCTCGGGTCCGCCGGTGATGCCGAGGACGTCGTGCAGGAGACGTATCTGCGGTGGCACGCGGCGGACCGGGAACGGATCGAGACGCCCGAGGCGTGGCTGACCAAGGTGCTCACCAATCTCTGCCTCAACCAGCTCACCTCCGCGCGGGTCCGGCGGGAGACCTACGTCGGCCAGTGGCTGCCGGAGCCGGTGCTCGCCGGGGACCGGATGCTCGGGCCGGCCGACACCGCCGAGCAGCGCGATTCGGTGTCCCTCGCGATGCTCACCCTGATGGAGCGGCTGTCGCCCAACGAACGCGCGGTGTACGTGCTGCGCGAGGCCTTCGGGTACGCGCACCGGGAGATCGCGGAGATCCTCGACCTCACCGAGTCGAACTGCCAGCAGATCCACCGGCGGGCCAGGCAGCACCTCGCCTCCGGCCGGCCCCGTGCCGAGGTCGACGCGGCCGCCGCGCGGAAGGTCGTCGAGGAGTTCCTCGCCGCGGCCCTCAGCGGTGACACCGAGCCGCTGGTACGGCTGCTCACCGACGACGCGGTCGGTGTGGCCGACGGCGGGGCCCGTGTCCCGGCCCGCAGGAGCCCGGTCGTCGGTGCGCTCGGCATCGCCCGCTACCTGCGGGGGCTGTTCCGGCCGAGCGCCGCCAAGCGCGCCCTTGCCGGCGGCGAACCGGTGCTGTACTCCGCCGTCGTCAACGGCGGTCCCGCCGTGCTGGTCTCGATCGACGAGCGGATCGCCGGAGTCATCTGCCTCCACACGACGACCGACGGTGTCGTGGCGGTCCATCTCCAGGTCAACCCGGACAAGTTGGAGCGTCTGACCCGCCGGTGGGCGGCCTCCGGGCCCCATCTCCCGTTCTCGAAGATGTGGTGACCCAGGTCACACTCGATTCCTGTCAGGGATCGCGTGGCTGTCCGGTTCAGGAGGTGAGTCCAACCGGATAGGGAGCCAGCCATGAAGCACCGCATCGTTGTCCTCGGAGCCGGGTACGCCGGAGCGATCGCCGCCGGTCGCCTCGCCAAGCGGCTGCACCGCGACGACGTCGAGATCACCCTCGTCAACGGCGAGTCCGAGTTCGTCGAGCGGGTCCGTCTGCACCAGCTCGCCAGCGGACAGGATCTGCCGAGCCGCCCGCTGCGGGACGTGTACGCGGGCACCGGCGTGGAGCTCCGGTCGGCGTGGGTCACCGCCGTCGACGTGGACCGCGGGACCGTCGAGCTCTCCGGTGAGCACGGCGCCGAGACCCTCGGCTACGACAGCCTCGTGTACGCGCTGGGGAGCACCGCCGGCGCCCTCGACGTCCCGGGGGTCGTCGAGCACGCCCACGGTGTCGCAGGGAAGCAGGACGCGCTGCGACTGCGGGCGCGCCTGGGCGAGCTGGAGGCCGGCGGGACCGTGCTGATCGTCGGCGGCGGCCTCACCGGCATCGAGGCGGCCACCGAGATCGCCGAGGCCCGCCCGGACCTGGCGGTCGCCCTCGCCGCCCGCGACGGGGTCGGCGCCTGGCTGAGCGAGAAGGCCCGGAACCACCTGCGGACCGTCTTCGGCCGGCTCGGCATCACCGTCCACGAGGGCGCCGACATCACCCGGGTCGACGCGCACGGCGTCGTCACGGGCGACGGGCGGGAGATCCCGGCCGACGTGACCGTGTGGACCGCGGGCTTCGCAGTGCACCCGATCGCCGCCGCGACGGCCCTGGAGGTGTCCGGCACCGGACGGATCGTCGTCGACGCCACCATGCGCTCGGTCTCGCACCCCGATGTGTACGCCGTCGGCGACGCCGCGTTCGCCGAGGGACCGGGCGGCAGGCCGCTGCGGATGTCGTGCGCCACGGCGAGCCCGATGGCCTGGCGGGCCGCCGACGCCCTCGCGGCGCGCCTGACCGGCGGCAGGATTCCCGAGAGCACGATCGGTTACGCCGCTCAGTGCATCAGCCTCGGTCGCCGTGACGCCGTCTTCCAGAAGGTGACCCACGAGGACGGGATGACGTCCACCGTCGTCACGGGCCGGGCCGGTGCCCGTATCAAGGAGTTCATCTGCGCGGGCGCGGCCTGGAGCGTCTCCCACCCGACGATGATGATGCCGAGCCGCCGCCGCCGGCTGACGGCGGCCACCGAGCCGGCCGCACCGCGCCTCGCCGCCCGCTGAGGACCGCGGGCGGCGCGGTCGGTGGGACGGGGTCGGTGGCCCGACGGTGGCACCCCCGCGGCCCGGTCGCTGCTTCGAATGAGCGGCCGGGTCTCGCCCGGTCGCCTCATTCCGTCCAGGGCTGGAGCTTCTCCGGGTTGCGGACCGCCCAGATGTGCGTGATCCGGTCGCCCGCGAGGCCGAAGGCCGCCACCGTCACGGTCGTACCGCCGCGTCGGGCCACCAGGCCGGGGCGGCCGTTGACCGTGCGGACCTGGAGGGTCGTTCCGGGCGCCATGTCGCCGATGGCGACGATGTAGCGGGCGATCTCCGCGGCACCGGTGATCGGGCGGAGTGCCGCGCCGACCAGGCCGCCGCCGTCGACGACCACCGTGGCGTCGGGGTTGAGCAGGCCGACGAGCGCCGCGATGTCCTGGGCCTCCCACGCCTGCTTGAAGTCCTTGATGACACGCGCCTGCAGCCCGGTCGGCAGCTCCGGCGCCCGGGCGTCCCGGACGCGCCGGCGGGCCGACGAGGCGAGCTGTCGGCAGGCAGCGGGCGTGCGGCCGACGATCGTGGCCAGTTCCGTGAAGGGGTACCGGAAGACGTCGTGCAGGATGAACGCGACCCGCTCGGCCGGGGTCATGGATTCGAGGACGACGAGGAAGGCCATGTCGACCGACTCGTCGAGGGCGATCCGGTCGGCGGGGTCGCTCCCGCCGTCGCCGGCCCGGCCGTTCAGCCACTCCACCGTGTCGGGCAGCGGCTCCGGGACCCACTCGCCCACATAGCGCTCGCGCCGCGCCCGCGCCGAGCCGAGGACGTCCAGGCAGATACGGCCGACCACGGTCGTCAGCCAGGCGCCGGGCACCTCGATGGCCTCCTGCTGCGGGCCGGACATCGCGTACCAGCGTGCGAAGCCCTCCTGGACGGCGTCCTCCGCCTCCGCGAGGGAGCCGAGCAGCCGGTACGCGACGTTGATCAACTGCCGGTACTCGCCCTCGGGTCGGGCGGCCGCGGGCGCGAGCCCGCGTTCTGGTTCCGTACGGCTGCCGTTCATGGTGGTGGTGTCCCCCTTCGTTCGATGCGCGCTCGCCATGATCGGTGAGACGCGCGTCACTCCGTAACCCCGGTACCGCGCCTCACATTCTCGGGGGCCGTGTCGTCGGACTGTCGAGAGAGCGACCGGCAGCGGAAGGACGGGATCATCATGGTCACGCGGACGACAGCGGGGACGGCGTCGACGACGGCAGCGGGGACGGCGGTGGCGGGACGGCGCGACGGCCGGTTCGCGGGGTTCGTGCGCGTCTCGATCGCCCTGCAGACGGCGAGCATCTTCTTCCAGGCCGTCACGGCCGGAGCGGCGCTGACC
This sequence is a window from Streptomyces sp. NBC_00691. Protein-coding genes within it:
- the sigJ gene encoding RNA polymerase sigma factor SigJ; this encodes MNGSRTEPERGLAPAAARPEGEYRQLINVAYRLLGSLAEAEDAVQEGFARWYAMSGPQQEAIEVPGAWLTTVVGRICLDVLGSARARRERYVGEWVPEPLPDTVEWLNGRAGDGGSDPADRIALDESVDMAFLVVLESMTPAERVAFILHDVFRYPFTELATIVGRTPAACRQLASSARRRVRDARAPELPTGLQARVIKDFKQAWEAQDIAALVGLLNPDATVVVDGGGLVGAALRPITGAAEIARYIVAIGDMAPGTTLQVRTVNGRPGLVARRGGTTVTVAAFGLAGDRITHIWAVRNPEKLQPWTE
- a CDS encoding DUF6243 family protein; translation: MTDSKNINNPVGQGGGQRKRQSRAERQNNGPHRNRDRQNAADRKAELVRKMREKTGTAEGADRTDDDNDES
- a CDS encoding RNA polymerase sigma-70 factor gives rise to the protein MSLRTYEADLFEGFRGRLEAIAYRMLGSAGDAEDVVQETYLRWHAADRERIETPEAWLTKVLTNLCLNQLTSARVRRETYVGQWLPEPVLAGDRMLGPADTAEQRDSVSLAMLTLMERLSPNERAVYVLREAFGYAHREIAEILDLTESNCQQIHRRARQHLASGRPRAEVDAAAARKVVEEFLAAALSGDTEPLVRLLTDDAVGVADGGARVPARRSPVVGALGIARYLRGLFRPSAAKRALAGGEPVLYSAVVNGGPAVLVSIDERIAGVICLHTTTDGVVAVHLQVNPDKLERLTRRWAASGPHLPFSKMW
- a CDS encoding NAD(P)/FAD-dependent oxidoreductase, with product MKHRIVVLGAGYAGAIAAGRLAKRLHRDDVEITLVNGESEFVERVRLHQLASGQDLPSRPLRDVYAGTGVELRSAWVTAVDVDRGTVELSGEHGAETLGYDSLVYALGSTAGALDVPGVVEHAHGVAGKQDALRLRARLGELEAGGTVLIVGGGLTGIEAATEIAEARPDLAVALAARDGVGAWLSEKARNHLRTVFGRLGITVHEGADITRVDAHGVVTGDGREIPADVTVWTAGFAVHPIAAATALEVSGTGRIVVDATMRSVSHPDVYAVGDAAFAEGPGGRPLRMSCATASPMAWRAADALAARLTGGRIPESTIGYAAQCISLGRRDAVFQKVTHEDGMTSTVVTGRAGARIKEFICAGAAWSVSHPTMMMPSRRRRLTAATEPAAPRLAAR
- a CDS encoding alkyl/aryl-sulfatase; the protein is MAETLPSFEDTTDVANADRGFLGALVPGVVKADDGRVIWDNDAYAFLEADCPDTAHPGLWRQGQLASRQGLYEVTEGVYQVRGLDLSNMTLVEGTRGVIVIDPLISVETAAAALALYRAHRGDRPVTGVIYTHSHGDHFGGVRGVLPHGTGDGVPILAPAGFLEHAVSENVYAGNAMGRRATYMYGVGLPTAPDGQIGVGLGQATSTGTISLIPPTVDITETGQEETVDGVRIVFQLTPGTEAPAEMNFLFPDHRALCLAENATHNMHNVLTLRGALVRDSRVWAHYLDEAIEYFHGQYDVGFASHHWPTWGHDNVVAFLAEQRDLYAYMHDQTLRLLNEGYTGVEIAERIELPPALRRAWHARGYYGSLSHNTKAIYQRYLGWYDGNPAHLWEHPPVELARRYVEAVGGPADALAKARAYAEDGDLRFAATLLNHLVFTDPDDQEAKDTLAGVYQRLGYGAENATWRNFYLRGAQELRGGITGEVIDLANPEMVMALTVPMLLDSIAIAIDGPRAWDDELVIDLVLTDGPTGAGTRHRLTLHNGALTHREATAPPRTPAGLTLTLGKAQLLGLLAGKGVDALGIGTEGDPALIARLLAYRSQPDRTFPIVTP